GGCGACGCTGAGAATCGAGCCCGGCACGTAGAACTTCTCCGCCGGAAGCGCGCGTTCCTCGCCCGTCGGTGAACGCTCGACGAGCGCGTTGTACACGGGCAGGCCGAGCATATCGCCTAACCGCGCCGACGTCCCGATGCTGACGACGTTGCCGCCCTGATCGAGGAAATCCTTGATCGCGGGAATCGAGCGCTGCTCGCTGAGACTGCCGAGCATGTGCTGGAATTCCGCGGGCACACTCGGACGACCGTTGCCCTCGCCGCCACGACCGCCGCCGCGGCTGCTCTGGCCTAACAATCCAGAAGGGATCACCAACGCGTCGAATTTGGTCTTCAAATTACCGGCATCGATGTCTTGCGGATAAACCAGGGTATACGGGAACTCGAACTGCTCGAGCAGCCATCGAATCTGGCCCGAGGGCATCGAGCCGCCATAGATGTCGGCCAGCGCGAGGCGCGGGGCGGCGAGCTTCGTCGCATCACCAGCAGGTCGCATCGCCGTCCCGTCGAAGCTGACACCGAGATCGGTCGCTGCCTTCTGGAGAATCGGCAAGGTGGTAGACTTTGCCGTGACATAGAATGAACCGCCGGGATACGACTTTCCATTCGCCGTCACCGGGCTCTTGAGCCAGTACACATCCTCGCCCGCCTTGAGCAGACGATTGATCGCCGTGAATGCGTCGTTCTGTTGATGAGAGAATACATAACCGGCGGCACCACTCGTCCCGGCAACCATGCCGGCCGGCACGGCGGCGAGTCCCTCCACCTTCTCGAAGGGGCCGTCGAATGCATCCAGCACGCGGTCGAATTGCACGCCCATCTGATACGCCAGTGTCCAGCCGGCGTTGTCGTACGGACGCTTCGGCGGGCCGCCCGGATAGGCGAAATCGTTCGGGTGGTCCTGCGGCTCGAACATGTCGAGCACATATGGACGGAACGCCTGCGCGGTCTTCACGACGAATGAGCCGGCGGGATACGACTTGCCGTTCACCGTGAATGGGCTCGTCGCGCGCATCACGGTGATGCCGACGTGACGCAGCGTATTGATGAACTTCGTAGCCGTTGGGAAATCCGGCTGGTTCGACGGCACGATGTAGCCGCGGGCATCACGCTTCGCCGGATCGCGGAGCACCGTGTTGAAGAACTTTATATCGGTCCCGCTGCCAAACGGTGCAACGGGATTGCCCACGGCGCCGGCGCCGGCCGGTGCCGTCGCGCGCGTCCGACCGCCTCGTCCGCCACGGCCGCCCGCGCCGCCTGACACGGCTTCGTCCCCACTCGCCTGCTCACCGGCGAGCTGCGCGCCGTTCGACTCCGCGATCTTGTTCTCGACGGCGACGATGTCGCTCGGCGTCGTCGTCCAGTTGTCGTGACTACCCTTCTCGATCGAGTTCTTGCCCATCCGGTAGATGTCGAACAAGAGCTCATCACGCTGTCGCGACGCGTAGTCGAGCACCGCGTAATTCGCCGTGACCGAGTAATCCACCGACTGACGGAAGTGCCACACCGGCTGCGGATCGATCGGATACATGAGATCCGCGCGGGGCAACTCCATCGTCGGAATGAAGGGAATGCGCTGCGGCGTCGGATTGCCGATCGTCTCGGTGAGGAGACCGATCATGTTGTGGAAGTACACCGTCGTGCGCAGACCGCCGTTCCACCACGTCGAATAGCTCGAGCCGGAGCGTATCGTCACGCCCGGCTTGTGCTCCATCGCGAATCGCGTCTGCATCGCCGCGCCGACCGCGTCGATCCCCATCGGGATTCCCGGGTCGAAGTTGTAGTTGAATGGATCGCGGAAGGGCGGCGCGAACATCACCGCGCCCGCGGGACCGGTCTGGTGGTGATTGTAGACGATCTGCGGGAACCACTCCCAGTACATCACATGATTGTCATTCTTCGTCTCGGCCTGATTCGACATGTAGAAATCGCGGTTGTCGTCGTGGCCCACGTACTTCTGGTAGAGACGCGGAATGCTCATGTTCCGCTTGAGCGAGTCCGCGTCCTTCATGTACCAGCTCGAGACGAGCTGCATCCCGTCCGGATTCACCTGCACGGCGAGAACGATGTCGTCGTTGAGGATCCGTTTCGTCTCCTCGTCGTTGCGACTCAAGAGTTGATAGACGGTCTCCATGAGCTGGGCAGGGCCTAACACTTCGGTGGCGTGCAAGCCGCCGTCGATCCAGACAACCGCCTTGCCATCCTTGGCGAGCGTATGCGCCTGATCGTCGGTCAGTCCCTCGGCGAGCGCGAGCCGGCGTGAGATGTCCTTGTAGCGATCGAGCTTCTTCATGTTCTCAGGCGACGAAATGATCGCCATGAGTTGCGGCCGCCCCTCGGCCGACTTGCCGATCTCGACCAGCTTCATGCGGTCAGATTCTTTGGAGAGCTTTTGCCAGTACGCCTGGAATTGATCGTAGGTCGCGAGCCAGTAGTCGTCGCCGATGTTATGGCCGAACTGCTCCTTTGGACTCGTGATGTGACTCTGGGCCTGCACGACCGTCGCCGAAAAGACGAGCGGAAGCGCAGCAGCTCGCCAGAGGCGGTGACTGCACGTACGCATCGAGAAACCTCCAGGTGGGACGCGGACGCAGCAAAGTGCCGCGATCGCGCTGGTTGAGCATATCAGCCAGTTTTACGCGTCGATAGGTCCTAGTGCTGAGAGGCACTTGCCCTAGCCCCTAACCTCTAGCCCTTTGCACGTCAGAGCGAGGTCAGCACTCGCGGCCCGGACTCTGTGATCGCCACCGTGTGCTCGAAGTGCGCCGAGCGAGATCCATCTATCGTCACGATGGTCCATTTGTCCGAGAGCGTTTTCGTCGCTGGCCCGCCCGCGTTCACCATCGGCTCGATCGCGATCGTGAGACCCGGAACGAGCTTCTCACGACGCTTCGGCTTTCCGTAATTCGGCACCTGCGGCTCCTCGTGGAAATCCGTCCCAATGCCGTGCCCAACGAGATCACGGACGATGCTGAACTTGGCCCGCTCGACAACGCCCTGTACGGCGGCGCCGATATCCCCAACGTGGTTGCCCGGCTGCGCAGCCGAAATCCCCGCCGCTAGCGCATCCTGAGTAACCGCGAGCAGACGTTTTGTCTCGGCGTCGACGTCGCCGACGGGAACGGTCACCGCGCTATCGGTGAAGTAGCCCTTGTAGCCGACGCCGACGTCGATGGACAAGACATCGCCGTCCTTCAGAACACGCTTGCGGGAAGGAATCCCGTGCACGACCTCGCTGTTGATGGACGTGCAGATGCTCCCCGGAAATCCATACAATCCCTTGAACGCGGGCGTCGCGCCGTCATGGCCGCGAATGAAATCTTCGGCGATCTGATCAAGCTCCCCGGTCGAGATCCCGGCGCGCACGGCGCCGCGAAGGTGCTCCACGGTCGCAGCGAGAATCTTCCCTCCCTGCGCCATGAGCTCGATCTCGCGGTTCGACTTGAGCTGGATCACCTGCCGAGCGCGTGCATAACGCGTTGAGTGACTTCGCCGACGGTACCATTGGCGTCGACGACGGCGATCCGCGCGCCGTTGCGCTTGTACCAATCGAACACGGGCGCCGTTTGCGCCGTGAAAACGCTGAGACGATTTCGCACCGCTTCCGGCTCATCGTCGCTGCGGCGCACAACGACGCCGCCGCAGTTAGGACATTTGGAGCCCGGCGGCAGATCGCTGTATGGCGTCTGACAGGTGGAACACACCGTTCGGGTCCCCATGCGGCGCACGATCTCCTCGTCAGGCACCTCGAGCGAGACGACGGCGTCCACTTTGCGGCCGAGCGTCTTGAACATCGCTGCGAGACCCTCTGCCTGTGGAACGGTGCGTACGACGCCGTCGAGAACGACGCCGCGCGCGTATTCCGGCTTCGTCAATTCCTCTCGCACGATGCCGAGAATCACCGAATCTGGCACGAGATCGCCGCGATCCATGAATCCCCTTGCCTCGCGGCCGAGCGCGGTGCCTTGCTTCACCGCTGCGCGAAGCACATTCCCCGTCGCCAGAGTCGGCACGCCGAGGGACTCCGCGATCTTTGGAGCTTGAGTGCCCTTTCCAGCGCCAGGCTTGCCGAACAGAACGATGTTCATGGAGAAGTACAGAAGGGACTAGGGGCTAGGTCTAAGGGGCCAGGGTTTGATAGCCCTAGCCCCCAAGACCCTAGCCCCTCTCTGTCAATATCCGCCGGTCGCTCCCTGACGGCCTCTGAATCGAACACGGCCCTTCTTCATGAAACCGTCGTACTTCCGGAGCAGGAGGTGCTGCTGCATCTGCGTCAGCGTGTCGAGCGCGACCCCGACGACGATGAGAAGCGACGTGCCGCCAAACGAGAACGGAACGTTGATGAGGCGGCTGATCCAGATCGGCAACAGCGCGATGATCGTCAGGAAGATCGCGCCAGGAAGTGTGATCTTCGAGACGACGTCTTCGATGTACTCCGCCGTCTTCGCGCCAGGCTTCACGCCCGGGACGAACCCGCCCTGCTTCTTCAGGTTCTCGGCGACGTCGATCGGGTTGAAGATGATCGCCGTGTAGAAGTACGTGAAGAAGAGGATCAGGACAGCCATCAACGCGTAGTACCAGAATGCGCCGGGCTGGAAGAATTCGGCGAGGTCTCGAAGCTTCTGAACGCTCGAGAATTGGGCCGCGGTGCCCGGGATGACGATCACCGATTGCGCAAAGACGATCGGCATCACGCCTGCGGCGTTTATGCGAAGCGGTATGAAGCTCCGCGAAGCCTCGCGCATTCGTCCCCGCGCCATGGTCCGCTGTGGGATCTGAATCAGGACGCGGCGCGCCGCTATGGTCACCGCAACGACAGACGCGACGACCGCCACCATCAACACGATGAGAACGAGCAGGTTGAAGGTCGGGATCGCGCCCGAGCCGATGAACTTGAAGGTCTCACTGATGCCGGGCCAGATGCGGTCGACGATCGAGAAGAAGATCATCAAGCTCGCGCCATTGCCCAGTCCGCGCTCGGTGATTTGCTCACCGAGCCACATCACGAACATCGCTCCCGTGGTGAGGAAGAAGGCCGTCTGGAGGCGGAAGGCGAAGCCTGGCGAGTCGACGACACCGGGCAGTGACTCGGTGAAGAGGGCGAAGCCCCAAGCCTGCACCCACGCGAGACCGATCGTCGCGTAACGCGTCCACTGGTTGACGCGTTTTCGGCCTTCCTCGTCCTTTTGCATCTTCTCAACTTGCGGAATGATCGCGCCGGCGATCTGCTGGAAGATGCTCGCCGAGATGTACGGCATGATCCCGAGCGCGAACACGGTCGCGCGCGAGAGCTGGCCGCCGGTGAAGAGGTCGTAGAGGCCGAGCAGCCCGCCACCATTGCTCTGAGTTTTGAAGAAGTCGATGAGCGCGGCGGGATTCACGCCGGGCGCGGTGACGTGCGCGCCGATGCGATAGATCACCAGGCACAGGAGCGTGAAGAGGATCTTCTCCTTCAGCTCGGTGGTGTTCCAGATGTTGCGCATCGCCGTCGCGGCGGCATTGCTCTGAGCCATAAGACGCTACCGGAAAAACGTAGTTGGTCG
This is a stretch of genomic DNA from Gemmatimonadaceae bacterium. It encodes these proteins:
- the secY gene encoding preprotein translocase subunit SecY; amino-acid sequence: MAQSNAAATAMRNIWNTTELKEKILFTLLCLVIYRIGAHVTAPGVNPAALIDFFKTQSNGGGLLGLYDLFTGGQLSRATVFALGIMPYISASIFQQIAGAIIPQVEKMQKDEEGRKRVNQWTRYATIGLAWVQAWGFALFTESLPGVVDSPGFAFRLQTAFFLTTGAMFVMWLGEQITERGLGNGASLMIFFSIVDRIWPGISETFKFIGSGAIPTFNLLVLIVLMVAVVASVVAVTIAARRVLIQIPQRTMARGRMREASRSFIPLRINAAGVMPIVFAQSVIVIPGTAAQFSSVQKLRDLAEFFQPGAFWYYALMAVLILFFTYFYTAIIFNPIDVAENLKKQGGFVPGVKPGAKTAEYIEDVVSKITLPGAIFLTIIALLPIWISRLINVPFSFGGTSLLIVVGVALDTLTQMQQHLLLRKYDGFMKKGRVRFRGRQGATGGY
- a CDS encoding adenylate kinase codes for the protein MNIVLFGKPGAGKGTQAPKIAESLGVPTLATGNVLRAAVKQGTALGREARGFMDRGDLVPDSVILGIVREELTKPEYARGVVLDGVVRTVPQAEGLAAMFKTLGRKVDAVVSLEVPDEEIVRRMGTRTVCSTCQTPYSDLPPGSKCPNCGGVVVRRSDDEPEAVRNRLSVFTAQTAPVFDWYKRNGARIAVVDANGTVGEVTQRVMHALGR
- the map gene encoding type I methionyl aminopeptidase, whose translation is MIQLKSNREIELMAQGGKILAATVEHLRGAVRAGISTGELDQIAEDFIRGHDGATPAFKGLYGFPGSICTSINSEVVHGIPSRKRVLKDGDVLSIDVGVGYKGYFTDSAVTVPVGDVDAETKRLLAVTQDALAAGISAAQPGNHVGDIGAAVQGVVERAKFSIVRDLVGHGIGTDFHEEPQVPNYGKPKRREKLVPGLTIAIEPMVNAGGPATKTLSDKWTIVTIDGSRSAHFEHTVAITESGPRVLTSL
- a CDS encoding M14 metallopeptidase family protein, which translates into the protein MRTCSHRLWRAAALPLVFSATVVQAQSHITSPKEQFGHNIGDDYWLATYDQFQAYWQKLSKESDRMKLVEIGKSAEGRPQLMAIISSPENMKKLDRYKDISRRLALAEGLTDDQAHTLAKDGKAVVWIDGGLHATEVLGPAQLMETVYQLLSRNDEETKRILNDDIVLAVQVNPDGMQLVSSWYMKDADSLKRNMSIPRLYQKYVGHDDNRDFYMSNQAETKNDNHVMYWEWFPQIVYNHHQTGPAGAVMFAPPFRDPFNYNFDPGIPMGIDAVGAAMQTRFAMEHKPGVTIRSGSSYSTWWNGGLRTTVYFHNMIGLLTETIGNPTPQRIPFIPTMELPRADLMYPIDPQPVWHFRQSVDYSVTANYAVLDYASRQRDELLFDIYRMGKNSIEKGSHDNWTTTPSDIVAVENKIAESNGAQLAGEQASGDEAVSGGAGGRGGRGGRTRATAPAGAGAVGNPVAPFGSGTDIKFFNTVLRDPAKRDARGYIVPSNQPDFPTATKFINTLRHVGITVMRATSPFTVNGKSYPAGSFVVKTAQAFRPYVLDMFEPQDHPNDFAYPGGPPKRPYDNAGWTLAYQMGVQFDRVLDAFDGPFEKVEGLAAVPAGMVAGTSGAAGYVFSHQQNDAFTAINRLLKAGEDVYWLKSPVTANGKSYPGGSFYVTAKSTTLPILQKAATDLGVSFDGTAMRPAGDATKLAAPRLALADIYGGSMPSGQIRWLLEQFEFPYTLVYPQDIDAGNLKTKFDALVIPSGLLGQSSRGGGRGGEGNGRPSVPAEFQHMLGSLSEQRSIPAIKDFLDQGGNVVSIGTSARLGDMLGLPVYNALVERSPTGEERALPAEKFYVPGSILSVAVDNSTGVAAGMPARLDVFYDNSPAFRLGPDAALKGVRPVAWFDSDHPLRSGWAWGQNYLEGAVAIAEANVGRGHLYLFGPEITFRAQPHGTFKFLFNGIYGGGDKQGLTP